A genomic window from Buteo buteo chromosome 13, bButBut1.hap1.1, whole genome shotgun sequence includes:
- the MAN2A2 gene encoding alpha-mannosidase 2x isoform X2 → MKLKKQVTVCGAAIFCVAVFSLYLMLDRVQHDPTRHQSGGNFPRSQISVLQNRIEQLEQLLEENHEIISHIKDSVLELTAHAEGQPVLPHHTPNGSWVLPPESRPSFLSVSPQDCQFALGGKGQSPDLQMLAVYSLLPFDNQDGGVWKQGFDITYEPNEWDTEPLQVFVVPHSHNDPGWIKTFDKYYYDQTQHILNSMVLKMQEDPRRRFIWSEISFFSKWWDNISAQKRAAVRRLVGNGQLEMVTGGWVMPDEANSHYFAMIDQLIEGHQWLEKNIGVTPRSGWAVDPFGYSSTMPYLLKRSNLTGMLIQRVHYAIKKHFAATQNLEFMWRQTWDPDASTDIFCHMMPFYSYDVPHTCGPDPKICCQFDFKRLPGGRINCPWKVPPRAITDANVAERAQLLLDQYRKKSKLYRSKVLLVPLGDDFRYDKPQEWDAQFLNYQRIFDFLNSQPNLHVQAQFGTLSDYFDALYKKVGIVPGMKPPGFPVLSGDFFSYADREDHYWTGYYTSRPFYKSLDRVLEAHLRGAEILYSLALAHARRAGADGRYPLSDYALLSNARRNLGLFQHHDAITGTAKEAVAVDYGVRLLHSLTNLKRVIINAAHYLVLGDKDTYRHDPTAPFLSTDDTRPNQDSLPERTVVKLDASPRYLVVFNPLEQERLSVVPVLVDSPHVRVLSEEGQPLPSQLSAHWGSATDTVPDIYQVSVLARLPALGLRVLQLHKSFNSHGALKSSVRLYLHGRDLAVRKQEAVPVHVFPATAEDFCLENQHLQACFSGRSGLLQSIRQAGEEREQRVSSEFLVYGTRTSKDKSGAYLFLPDGEAKPYAPKDPPVVRVTEGPLFSEVVSYYQHVQTVVRLYNVPGVEGLSLDVSCLVDIRDHINKELALRFSTDIESDDTFFTDLNGFQIQPRRYQRKLPLQANFYPMPAMAYIQDMQSRLTLHTAQALGVSSLSSGQLEVILDRRLMQDDNRGLGQGLKDNKRTCNRFRLLLEHRATANKVQDGRPISFPSLLSHITSMHLNAEALVMPVAQEKPAPPALRSFMPLSTTLPCDFHILNLRMLQAEDDSLPSAEAALILHRKGFDCSLEAKNLGFNCTTSQGKLALGSLFQGLELGSLQPTSLTLMYPLGTTSNSTNIHLDPMEIATFRIRLG, encoded by the exons ATGAAGCTGAAGAAGCAGGTGACAGTGTGTGGAGCTGCCATCTTCTGCGTGGCTGTCTTCTCCCTCTACTTGATGCTGGACCGGGTGCAGCACGACCCCACGCGCCACCAGAGCGGGGGCAACTTTCCCAGG AGTCAGATCTCGGTGCTGCAGAACCGCATTGAGCAACTGGAGCAGCTACTGGAGGAGAACCACGAGATCATCAGCCACATAAAGGACTCAGTGCTGGAGCTGACAGCCCATGCAGAGGGGCAGCCAGTGCTGCCCCACCACACACCCAATGGCTCCTGGGTGCTGCCCCCTGAGAGTCGTCCGAGCTTCCTCTCCGTCTCCCCACAGGACTGCCAGTTTGCCCTGGGGGGCAAGGGCCAGAGCCCAGACCTGCAG ATGCTGGCCGTGTACTCCCTGCTGCCCTTTGACAACCAGGATGGCGGCGTGTGGAAGCAGGGTTTCGATATCACCTATGAGCCTAATGAGTGGGACACTGAGCCCCTGCAGGTGTTTGTGGTCCCCCACTCCCACAACGACCCGG GCTGGATCAAGACCTTCGACAAGTACTACTATGACCAGACGCAGCACATCCTCAACAGCATGGTGCTAAAGATGCAGGAGGACCCGCGCCGGCGCTTCATCTGGTCTGAGATCTCCTTCTTTTCCAAGTGGTGGGACAACATCAGTGCCCAGAAGCGGGCTGCGGTGCGGAG GCTGGTTGGCAACGGGCAGCTGGAGATGGTGACGGGTGGCTGGGTAATGCCGGATGAGGCCAATTCCCACTACTTTGCCATGATCGACCAGCTGATCGAGGGGCACCAGTGGCTGGAGAAGAACATTG GTGTGACGCCCCGGTCGGGCTGGGCTGTCGACCCCTTTGGGTACAGCTCCACCATGCCCTACCTGCTGAAGCGCTCCAACCTGACGGGCATGCTCATCCAGCGTGTGCACTACGCCATCAAGAAGCACTTTGCTGCTACCCAGAACCTGGAGTTCATGTGGAGACAGACATGGG ATCCAGATGCCAGCACCGACATCTTCTGCCACATGATGCCCTTCTACAGCTACGATGTGCCCCACACCTGTGGGCCAGACCCCAAGATCTGCTGCCAGTTTGACTTCAAGCGGCTGCCAGGTGGCCGGATCAACTGCCCATGGAAGGTGCCTCCCCGAGCTATCACTGATGCCAACGTGGCGGAGCG agcccagctgctgctggaccAGTACCGCAAGAAGTCCAAGCTGTACCGCAGCAAGGTGCTGCTGGTGCCCCTGGGAGACGATTTCCGCTATGACAAGCCACAAGAGTGGGATGCCCAGTTCCTCAACTACCAGCGCATCTTTGATTTCCTCAACTCCCAACCCAACCTCCACGTCCAA GCGCAGTTTGGGACGCTCTCTGACTACTTTGACGCCCTGTACAAGAAGGTGGGCATCGTGCCGGGGATGAAGCCGCCCGGGTTCCCAGTGCTGAGCGGGGATTTCTTCTCCTATGCGGACCGGGAGGATCACTACTGGACAGGCTACTATACCTCCCGCCCTTTCTACAAGAGCCTGGACCGGGTGCTGGAGGCCCACCTCCG GGGGGCAGAGATCCTGTACAGCCTGGCGCTCGCCCACGCCCGCCGTGCTGGCGCTGATGGCAGGTACCCGCTCTCTGACTACGCCCTGCTGAGCAATGCCCGTCGCAACCTGGGCCTCTTCCAGCACCACGATGCCATCACCGGCACCGCCAAGGAGGCTGTGGCAGTTGACTATGGAGTCCG GCTGCTCCACTCCCTCACGAACCTCAAGCGTGTCATCATCAATGCTGCGCATTACCTCGTGCTGGGGGACAAGGACACCTACCGCCATGACCCTACTGCACCCTTCCTCAGCACG GATGACACGCGCCCCAACCAGGACTCCCTCCCAGAGAGAACAGTGGTCAAACTGGACGCCTCGCCCCG GTACCTGGTGGTGTTCAACCCGCTGGAGCAGGAGCGCCTGAGCGTCGTGCCGGTGCTGGTGGACTCCCCACACGTGCGTGTGCTCTCCGAGGAGGGGCAGCCACTGCCTTCCCAGCTCAGTGCGCACTGGGGCTCCGCCACTGACACGGTGCCTGACATCTACCAG GTATCTGTCCTGGCCCGCCTGCCTGCGTTGGGGCTGCGTGTGCTGCAGCTGCATAAGTCCTTCAACAGCCATGGTGCGCTGAAGTCCTCCGTGCGCCTGTACTTGCATGGCCGGGACTTGGCTGTGCGCAAGCAGGAGGCTGTACCCGTGCACGTCTTCCCGGCCACCGCCGAAGACTTCTGCCTGGAGAACCAGCACCTGCAGGCCTGCTTCTCGGGACGCTCAGGCTTGCTGCAG AGCATCCGCCAAGCTGGGGAGGAGCGGGAGCAAAGGGTGAGCAGTGAGTTTCTCGTCTACGGCACCAGGACCTCCAAGGACAAAAGCGGAGCCTACCTCTTTCTGCCTGATGGCGAGGCCAAG CCCTACGCCCCCAAGGACCCCCCAGTAGTGCGGGTGACGGAGGGACCCCTCTTCTCAGAGGTCGTCAGCTACTACCAGCATGTCCAGACCGTGGTGCGGCTTTACAACGTGCCAG GGGTGGAGGGCCTGTCCCTGGACGTGTCTTGCCTGGTGGACATCCGTGACCACATCAACAAGGAGCTGGCCCTGCGCTTCAGCACTGACATCGAGAGCGATGACACCTTCTTCACAGACCTCAATGGCTTCCAG ATCCAGCCCCGCAGGTACCAGCGGAAGCTGCCACTGCAGGCCAACTTTTACCCCATGCCCGCCATGGCCTACATTCAGGACATGCAGAGCCGCCTGACGCTGCACACAGCCCAGGCCCTGGGGGTCTCCAGCCTCAGCAGTG GTCAGCTGGAGGTGATCCTGGACCGGCGCCTCATGCAGGATGACAACCGGGGCCTGGGCCAAGGGCTAAAGGACAACAAGCGCACCTGCAACCGGTTCCGCCTTCTCCTGGAGCACCGTGCCACTGCCAACAAG GTGCAGGATGGCCGCCCGATcagcttcccctccctgctgagcCACATCACCTCCATGCACCTGAATGCTGAGGCCCTGGTCATGCCTGTGGCCCAGGAGAAGCCGGCCCCACCAGCCCTGCGCTCCTTCATGCCCCTTTCCACGACCCTCCCCTGTGACTTTCACATCCTTAACCTGCggatgctgcaggcagag GATGACTCACTACCCTCAGCTGAGGCAGCCCTGATCCTGCACCGCAAAGGCTTTGACTGCAGCCTGGAGGCCAAGAACCTGGGGTTTAACTGCACCACCAGCCAGGGAAAG ctggccctgggcagcctgttccaggggCTAGAGCTgggctccctgcagcccacTTCACTGACTTTGATGTACCCGCTGGGCACAACCTCCAACAGCACCAACATCCACCTGGACCCCATGGAAATTGCCACTTTCCGCATCCGCCTGGGGTAG
- the MAN2A2 gene encoding alpha-mannosidase 2x isoform X1, which translates to MKLKKQVTVCGAAIFCVAVFSLYLMLDRVQHDPTRHQSGGNFPRSQISVLQNRIEQLEQLLEENHEIISHIKDSVLELTAHAEGQPVLPHHTPNGSWVLPPESRPSFLSVSPQDCQFALGGKGQSPDLQMLAVYSLLPFDNQDGGVWKQGFDITYEPNEWDTEPLQVFVVPHSHNDPGWIKTFDKYYYDQTQHILNSMVLKMQEDPRRRFIWSEISFFSKWWDNISAQKRAAVRRLVGNGQLEMVTGGWVMPDEANSHYFAMIDQLIEGHQWLEKNIGVTPRSGWAVDPFGYSSTMPYLLKRSNLTGMLIQRVHYAIKKHFAATQNLEFMWRQTWDPDASTDIFCHMMPFYSYDVPHTCGPDPKICCQFDFKRLPGGRINCPWKVPPRAITDANVAERAQLLLDQYRKKSKLYRSKVLLVPLGDDFRYDKPQEWDAQFLNYQRIFDFLNSQPNLHVQAQFGTLSDYFDALYKKVGIVPGMKPPGFPVLSGDFFSYADREDHYWTGYYTSRPFYKSLDRVLEAHLRGAEILYSLALAHARRAGADGRYPLSDYALLSNARRNLGLFQHHDAITGTAKEAVAVDYGVRLLHSLTNLKRVIINAAHYLVLGDKDTYRHDPTAPFLSTDDTRPNQDSLPERTVVKLDASPRYLVVFNPLEQERLSVVPVLVDSPHVRVLSEEGQPLPSQLSAHWGSATDTVPDIYQVSVLARLPALGLRVLQLHKSFNSHGALKSSVRLYLHGRDLAVRKQEAVPVHVFPATAEDFCLENQHLQACFSGRSGLLQSIRQAGEEREQRVSSEFLVYGTRTSKDKSGAYLFLPDGEAKPYAPKDPPVVRVTEGPLFSEVVSYYQHVQTVVRLYNVPGVEGLSLDVSCLVDIRDHINKELALRFSTDIESDDTFFTDLNGFQIQPRRYQRKLPLQANFYPMPAMAYIQDMQSRLTLHTAQALGVSSLSSGQLEVILDRRLMQDDNRGLGQGLKDNKRTCNRFRLLLEHRATANKVQDGRPISFPSLLSHITSMHLNAEALVMPVAQEKPAPPALRSFMPLSTTLPCDFHILNLRMLQAEQDDSLPSAEAALILHRKGFDCSLEAKNLGFNCTTSQGKLALGSLFQGLELGSLQPTSLTLMYPLGTTSNSTNIHLDPMEIATFRIRLG; encoded by the exons ATGAAGCTGAAGAAGCAGGTGACAGTGTGTGGAGCTGCCATCTTCTGCGTGGCTGTCTTCTCCCTCTACTTGATGCTGGACCGGGTGCAGCACGACCCCACGCGCCACCAGAGCGGGGGCAACTTTCCCAGG AGTCAGATCTCGGTGCTGCAGAACCGCATTGAGCAACTGGAGCAGCTACTGGAGGAGAACCACGAGATCATCAGCCACATAAAGGACTCAGTGCTGGAGCTGACAGCCCATGCAGAGGGGCAGCCAGTGCTGCCCCACCACACACCCAATGGCTCCTGGGTGCTGCCCCCTGAGAGTCGTCCGAGCTTCCTCTCCGTCTCCCCACAGGACTGCCAGTTTGCCCTGGGGGGCAAGGGCCAGAGCCCAGACCTGCAG ATGCTGGCCGTGTACTCCCTGCTGCCCTTTGACAACCAGGATGGCGGCGTGTGGAAGCAGGGTTTCGATATCACCTATGAGCCTAATGAGTGGGACACTGAGCCCCTGCAGGTGTTTGTGGTCCCCCACTCCCACAACGACCCGG GCTGGATCAAGACCTTCGACAAGTACTACTATGACCAGACGCAGCACATCCTCAACAGCATGGTGCTAAAGATGCAGGAGGACCCGCGCCGGCGCTTCATCTGGTCTGAGATCTCCTTCTTTTCCAAGTGGTGGGACAACATCAGTGCCCAGAAGCGGGCTGCGGTGCGGAG GCTGGTTGGCAACGGGCAGCTGGAGATGGTGACGGGTGGCTGGGTAATGCCGGATGAGGCCAATTCCCACTACTTTGCCATGATCGACCAGCTGATCGAGGGGCACCAGTGGCTGGAGAAGAACATTG GTGTGACGCCCCGGTCGGGCTGGGCTGTCGACCCCTTTGGGTACAGCTCCACCATGCCCTACCTGCTGAAGCGCTCCAACCTGACGGGCATGCTCATCCAGCGTGTGCACTACGCCATCAAGAAGCACTTTGCTGCTACCCAGAACCTGGAGTTCATGTGGAGACAGACATGGG ATCCAGATGCCAGCACCGACATCTTCTGCCACATGATGCCCTTCTACAGCTACGATGTGCCCCACACCTGTGGGCCAGACCCCAAGATCTGCTGCCAGTTTGACTTCAAGCGGCTGCCAGGTGGCCGGATCAACTGCCCATGGAAGGTGCCTCCCCGAGCTATCACTGATGCCAACGTGGCGGAGCG agcccagctgctgctggaccAGTACCGCAAGAAGTCCAAGCTGTACCGCAGCAAGGTGCTGCTGGTGCCCCTGGGAGACGATTTCCGCTATGACAAGCCACAAGAGTGGGATGCCCAGTTCCTCAACTACCAGCGCATCTTTGATTTCCTCAACTCCCAACCCAACCTCCACGTCCAA GCGCAGTTTGGGACGCTCTCTGACTACTTTGACGCCCTGTACAAGAAGGTGGGCATCGTGCCGGGGATGAAGCCGCCCGGGTTCCCAGTGCTGAGCGGGGATTTCTTCTCCTATGCGGACCGGGAGGATCACTACTGGACAGGCTACTATACCTCCCGCCCTTTCTACAAGAGCCTGGACCGGGTGCTGGAGGCCCACCTCCG GGGGGCAGAGATCCTGTACAGCCTGGCGCTCGCCCACGCCCGCCGTGCTGGCGCTGATGGCAGGTACCCGCTCTCTGACTACGCCCTGCTGAGCAATGCCCGTCGCAACCTGGGCCTCTTCCAGCACCACGATGCCATCACCGGCACCGCCAAGGAGGCTGTGGCAGTTGACTATGGAGTCCG GCTGCTCCACTCCCTCACGAACCTCAAGCGTGTCATCATCAATGCTGCGCATTACCTCGTGCTGGGGGACAAGGACACCTACCGCCATGACCCTACTGCACCCTTCCTCAGCACG GATGACACGCGCCCCAACCAGGACTCCCTCCCAGAGAGAACAGTGGTCAAACTGGACGCCTCGCCCCG GTACCTGGTGGTGTTCAACCCGCTGGAGCAGGAGCGCCTGAGCGTCGTGCCGGTGCTGGTGGACTCCCCACACGTGCGTGTGCTCTCCGAGGAGGGGCAGCCACTGCCTTCCCAGCTCAGTGCGCACTGGGGCTCCGCCACTGACACGGTGCCTGACATCTACCAG GTATCTGTCCTGGCCCGCCTGCCTGCGTTGGGGCTGCGTGTGCTGCAGCTGCATAAGTCCTTCAACAGCCATGGTGCGCTGAAGTCCTCCGTGCGCCTGTACTTGCATGGCCGGGACTTGGCTGTGCGCAAGCAGGAGGCTGTACCCGTGCACGTCTTCCCGGCCACCGCCGAAGACTTCTGCCTGGAGAACCAGCACCTGCAGGCCTGCTTCTCGGGACGCTCAGGCTTGCTGCAG AGCATCCGCCAAGCTGGGGAGGAGCGGGAGCAAAGGGTGAGCAGTGAGTTTCTCGTCTACGGCACCAGGACCTCCAAGGACAAAAGCGGAGCCTACCTCTTTCTGCCTGATGGCGAGGCCAAG CCCTACGCCCCCAAGGACCCCCCAGTAGTGCGGGTGACGGAGGGACCCCTCTTCTCAGAGGTCGTCAGCTACTACCAGCATGTCCAGACCGTGGTGCGGCTTTACAACGTGCCAG GGGTGGAGGGCCTGTCCCTGGACGTGTCTTGCCTGGTGGACATCCGTGACCACATCAACAAGGAGCTGGCCCTGCGCTTCAGCACTGACATCGAGAGCGATGACACCTTCTTCACAGACCTCAATGGCTTCCAG ATCCAGCCCCGCAGGTACCAGCGGAAGCTGCCACTGCAGGCCAACTTTTACCCCATGCCCGCCATGGCCTACATTCAGGACATGCAGAGCCGCCTGACGCTGCACACAGCCCAGGCCCTGGGGGTCTCCAGCCTCAGCAGTG GTCAGCTGGAGGTGATCCTGGACCGGCGCCTCATGCAGGATGACAACCGGGGCCTGGGCCAAGGGCTAAAGGACAACAAGCGCACCTGCAACCGGTTCCGCCTTCTCCTGGAGCACCGTGCCACTGCCAACAAG GTGCAGGATGGCCGCCCGATcagcttcccctccctgctgagcCACATCACCTCCATGCACCTGAATGCTGAGGCCCTGGTCATGCCTGTGGCCCAGGAGAAGCCGGCCCCACCAGCCCTGCGCTCCTTCATGCCCCTTTCCACGACCCTCCCCTGTGACTTTCACATCCTTAACCTGCggatgctgcaggcagag CAGGATGACTCACTACCCTCAGCTGAGGCAGCCCTGATCCTGCACCGCAAAGGCTTTGACTGCAGCCTGGAGGCCAAGAACCTGGGGTTTAACTGCACCACCAGCCAGGGAAAG ctggccctgggcagcctgttccaggggCTAGAGCTgggctccctgcagcccacTTCACTGACTTTGATGTACCCGCTGGGCACAACCTCCAACAGCACCAACATCCACCTGGACCCCATGGAAATTGCCACTTTCCGCATCCGCCTGGGGTAG
- the MAN2A2 gene encoding alpha-mannosidase 2x isoform X4, with amino-acid sequence MKLKKQVTVCGAAIFCVAVFSLYLMLDRVQHDPTRHQSGGNFPRSQISVLQNRIEQLEQLLEENHEIISHIKDSVLELTAHAEGQPVLPHHTPNGSWVLPPESRPSFLSVSPQDCQFALGGKGQSPDLQMLAVYSLLPFDNQDGGVWKQGFDITYEPNEWDTEPLQVFVVPHSHNDPGWIKTFDKYYYDQTQHILNSMVLKMQEDPRRRFIWSEISFFSKWWDNISAQKRAAVRRLVGNGQLEMVTGGWVMPDEANSHYFAMIDQLIEGHQWLEKNIGVTPRSGWAVDPFGYSSTMPYLLKRSNLTGMLIQRVHYAIKKHFAATQNLEFMWRQTWDPDASTDIFCHMMPFYSYDVPHTCGPDPKICCQFDFKRLPGGRINCPWKVPPRAITDANVAERAQLLLDQYRKKSKLYRSKVLLVPLGDDFRYDKPQEWDAQFLNYQRIFDFLNSQPNLHVQAQFGTLSDYFDALYKKVGIVPGMKPPGFPVLSGDFFSYADREDHYWTGYYTSRPFYKSLDRVLEAHLRGAEILYSLALAHARRAGADGRYPLSDYALLSNARRNLGLFQHHDAITGTAKEAVAVDYGVRLLHSLTNLKRVIINAAHYLVLGDKDTYRHDPTAPFLSTDDTRPNQDSLPERTVVKLDASPRYLVVFNPLEQERLSVVPVLVDSPHVRVLSEEGQPLPSQLSAHWGSATDTVPDIYQVSVLARLPALGLRVLQLHKSFNSHGALKSSVRLYLHGRDLAVRKQEAVPVHVFPATAEDFCLENQHLQACFSGRSGLLQSIRQAGEEREQRVSSEFLVYGTRTSKDKSGAYLFLPDGEAKPYAPKDPPVVRVTEGPLFSEVVSYYQHVQTVVRLYNVPGVEGLSLDVSCLVDIRDHINKELALRFSTDIESDDTFFTDLNGFQIQPRRYQRKLPLQANFYPMPAMAYIQDMQSRLTLHTAQALGVSSLSSGQLEVILDRRLMQDDNRGLGQGLKDNKRTCNRFRLLLEHRATANKSSSFFSKLASVFKALGFPGARTGSPEVQDGRPISFPSLLSHITSMHLNAEALVMPVAQEKPAPPALRSFMPLSTTLPCDFHILNLRMLQAEDDSLPSAEAALILHRKGFDCSLEAKNLGFNCTTSQGKLALGSLFQGLELGSLQPTSLTLMYPLGTTSNSTNIHLDPMEIATFRIRLG; translated from the exons ATGAAGCTGAAGAAGCAGGTGACAGTGTGTGGAGCTGCCATCTTCTGCGTGGCTGTCTTCTCCCTCTACTTGATGCTGGACCGGGTGCAGCACGACCCCACGCGCCACCAGAGCGGGGGCAACTTTCCCAGG AGTCAGATCTCGGTGCTGCAGAACCGCATTGAGCAACTGGAGCAGCTACTGGAGGAGAACCACGAGATCATCAGCCACATAAAGGACTCAGTGCTGGAGCTGACAGCCCATGCAGAGGGGCAGCCAGTGCTGCCCCACCACACACCCAATGGCTCCTGGGTGCTGCCCCCTGAGAGTCGTCCGAGCTTCCTCTCCGTCTCCCCACAGGACTGCCAGTTTGCCCTGGGGGGCAAGGGCCAGAGCCCAGACCTGCAG ATGCTGGCCGTGTACTCCCTGCTGCCCTTTGACAACCAGGATGGCGGCGTGTGGAAGCAGGGTTTCGATATCACCTATGAGCCTAATGAGTGGGACACTGAGCCCCTGCAGGTGTTTGTGGTCCCCCACTCCCACAACGACCCGG GCTGGATCAAGACCTTCGACAAGTACTACTATGACCAGACGCAGCACATCCTCAACAGCATGGTGCTAAAGATGCAGGAGGACCCGCGCCGGCGCTTCATCTGGTCTGAGATCTCCTTCTTTTCCAAGTGGTGGGACAACATCAGTGCCCAGAAGCGGGCTGCGGTGCGGAG GCTGGTTGGCAACGGGCAGCTGGAGATGGTGACGGGTGGCTGGGTAATGCCGGATGAGGCCAATTCCCACTACTTTGCCATGATCGACCAGCTGATCGAGGGGCACCAGTGGCTGGAGAAGAACATTG GTGTGACGCCCCGGTCGGGCTGGGCTGTCGACCCCTTTGGGTACAGCTCCACCATGCCCTACCTGCTGAAGCGCTCCAACCTGACGGGCATGCTCATCCAGCGTGTGCACTACGCCATCAAGAAGCACTTTGCTGCTACCCAGAACCTGGAGTTCATGTGGAGACAGACATGGG ATCCAGATGCCAGCACCGACATCTTCTGCCACATGATGCCCTTCTACAGCTACGATGTGCCCCACACCTGTGGGCCAGACCCCAAGATCTGCTGCCAGTTTGACTTCAAGCGGCTGCCAGGTGGCCGGATCAACTGCCCATGGAAGGTGCCTCCCCGAGCTATCACTGATGCCAACGTGGCGGAGCG agcccagctgctgctggaccAGTACCGCAAGAAGTCCAAGCTGTACCGCAGCAAGGTGCTGCTGGTGCCCCTGGGAGACGATTTCCGCTATGACAAGCCACAAGAGTGGGATGCCCAGTTCCTCAACTACCAGCGCATCTTTGATTTCCTCAACTCCCAACCCAACCTCCACGTCCAA GCGCAGTTTGGGACGCTCTCTGACTACTTTGACGCCCTGTACAAGAAGGTGGGCATCGTGCCGGGGATGAAGCCGCCCGGGTTCCCAGTGCTGAGCGGGGATTTCTTCTCCTATGCGGACCGGGAGGATCACTACTGGACAGGCTACTATACCTCCCGCCCTTTCTACAAGAGCCTGGACCGGGTGCTGGAGGCCCACCTCCG GGGGGCAGAGATCCTGTACAGCCTGGCGCTCGCCCACGCCCGCCGTGCTGGCGCTGATGGCAGGTACCCGCTCTCTGACTACGCCCTGCTGAGCAATGCCCGTCGCAACCTGGGCCTCTTCCAGCACCACGATGCCATCACCGGCACCGCCAAGGAGGCTGTGGCAGTTGACTATGGAGTCCG GCTGCTCCACTCCCTCACGAACCTCAAGCGTGTCATCATCAATGCTGCGCATTACCTCGTGCTGGGGGACAAGGACACCTACCGCCATGACCCTACTGCACCCTTCCTCAGCACG GATGACACGCGCCCCAACCAGGACTCCCTCCCAGAGAGAACAGTGGTCAAACTGGACGCCTCGCCCCG GTACCTGGTGGTGTTCAACCCGCTGGAGCAGGAGCGCCTGAGCGTCGTGCCGGTGCTGGTGGACTCCCCACACGTGCGTGTGCTCTCCGAGGAGGGGCAGCCACTGCCTTCCCAGCTCAGTGCGCACTGGGGCTCCGCCACTGACACGGTGCCTGACATCTACCAG GTATCTGTCCTGGCCCGCCTGCCTGCGTTGGGGCTGCGTGTGCTGCAGCTGCATAAGTCCTTCAACAGCCATGGTGCGCTGAAGTCCTCCGTGCGCCTGTACTTGCATGGCCGGGACTTGGCTGTGCGCAAGCAGGAGGCTGTACCCGTGCACGTCTTCCCGGCCACCGCCGAAGACTTCTGCCTGGAGAACCAGCACCTGCAGGCCTGCTTCTCGGGACGCTCAGGCTTGCTGCAG AGCATCCGCCAAGCTGGGGAGGAGCGGGAGCAAAGGGTGAGCAGTGAGTTTCTCGTCTACGGCACCAGGACCTCCAAGGACAAAAGCGGAGCCTACCTCTTTCTGCCTGATGGCGAGGCCAAG CCCTACGCCCCCAAGGACCCCCCAGTAGTGCGGGTGACGGAGGGACCCCTCTTCTCAGAGGTCGTCAGCTACTACCAGCATGTCCAGACCGTGGTGCGGCTTTACAACGTGCCAG GGGTGGAGGGCCTGTCCCTGGACGTGTCTTGCCTGGTGGACATCCGTGACCACATCAACAAGGAGCTGGCCCTGCGCTTCAGCACTGACATCGAGAGCGATGACACCTTCTTCACAGACCTCAATGGCTTCCAG ATCCAGCCCCGCAGGTACCAGCGGAAGCTGCCACTGCAGGCCAACTTTTACCCCATGCCCGCCATGGCCTACATTCAGGACATGCAGAGCCGCCTGACGCTGCACACAGCCCAGGCCCTGGGGGTCTCCAGCCTCAGCAGTG GTCAGCTGGAGGTGATCCTGGACCGGCGCCTCATGCAGGATGACAACCGGGGCCTGGGCCAAGGGCTAAAGGACAACAAGCGCACCTGCAACCGGTTCCGCCTTCTCCTGGAGCACCGTGCCACTGCCAACAAG AGCTCCAGCTTCTTTTCCAAACTGGCCTCCGTGTTTAAAGCCTTGGGCTTCCCCGGCGCCAGGACTGGCAGCCCAGAG GTGCAGGATGGCCGCCCGATcagcttcccctccctgctgagcCACATCACCTCCATGCACCTGAATGCTGAGGCCCTGGTCATGCCTGTGGCCCAGGAGAAGCCGGCCCCACCAGCCCTGCGCTCCTTCATGCCCCTTTCCACGACCCTCCCCTGTGACTTTCACATCCTTAACCTGCggatgctgcaggcagag GATGACTCACTACCCTCAGCTGAGGCAGCCCTGATCCTGCACCGCAAAGGCTTTGACTGCAGCCTGGAGGCCAAGAACCTGGGGTTTAACTGCACCACCAGCCAGGGAAAG ctggccctgggcagcctgttccaggggCTAGAGCTgggctccctgcagcccacTTCACTGACTTTGATGTACCCGCTGGGCACAACCTCCAACAGCACCAACATCCACCTGGACCCCATGGAAATTGCCACTTTCCGCATCCGCCTGGGGTAG